The following proteins are encoded in a genomic region of Dyadobacter sp. UC 10:
- a CDS encoding Dol-P-Glc:Glc(2)Man(9)GlcNAc(2)-PP-Dol alpha-1,2-glucosyltransferase: MGLYQDEFHYLPAAILFSTEPLPSIELLKSYNELNTPIPFILGGWVVKLFGENIQVLRLLTAFTSFALLMLFVWNSPGRSRRFWLCLAGLLLFPNYYLVSIYYYTDIFAMFFVLAGIVAYLKREHWAGMLLFAAAVCCRQYMLAFPAAVAAYELFEHLKRTSGIGLFFKRIFSERSWIFYAIAVLSIVPWILLWKGPAPAAVMAEQHYDSDKLVQYNPGYLLYASVVIAVYYVIPEMLITGKLRYLVSFPRLFPKSFIGFVILVGLIVFFFPAKQAYNPYFTWPYLGYIDQAFMTLGISGLLKQICFGLLALITLMRFFSPRFNLASWMVAFNVLLLGKAQLSWDKYSLPVIMALWFLAMFDEHWALSRPDAASEPAMDTKQ, translated from the coding sequence ATGGGCTTGTATCAGGACGAGTTCCACTATCTGCCAGCCGCCATTCTTTTCAGCACCGAGCCGCTCCCTTCTATTGAACTTCTTAAAAGTTATAACGAGCTTAATACGCCCATTCCCTTCATTCTGGGTGGCTGGGTGGTTAAGTTATTTGGTGAAAATATCCAGGTACTGCGTCTGCTGACTGCATTTACAAGTTTTGCATTGCTTATGCTTTTTGTGTGGAACAGCCCCGGGCGGAGCAGGCGTTTCTGGCTTTGTCTCGCGGGCTTGCTGCTGTTTCCCAATTATTACCTCGTGAGCATCTACTATTACACCGACATTTTCGCCATGTTTTTCGTGTTGGCAGGGATCGTGGCTTATCTGAAACGCGAGCATTGGGCAGGGATGTTGTTGTTCGCGGCAGCTGTATGCTGCCGACAATATATGCTGGCCTTTCCGGCAGCAGTGGCAGCTTACGAACTTTTTGAGCACTTGAAAAGAACTTCCGGCATTGGTTTGTTTTTCAAACGGATTTTTTCTGAAAGAAGCTGGATCTTTTATGCAATTGCTGTTTTGAGTATTGTACCGTGGATTCTGTTATGGAAAGGCCCGGCGCCCGCGGCGGTTATGGCCGAGCAGCATTATGATTCCGACAAACTGGTGCAATACAATCCTGGCTATTTGCTCTATGCGTCAGTGGTAATAGCAGTTTACTATGTAATCCCCGAAATGCTGATCACCGGCAAGCTGCGTTACCTGGTCAGCTTTCCGAGGCTTTTTCCTAAATCATTTATCGGCTTTGTAATCCTGGTTGGGTTAATTGTTTTTTTCTTTCCCGCAAAGCAAGCATATAATCCATATTTCACGTGGCCTTACTTGGGTTATATCGATCAGGCTTTCATGACACTCGGTATAAGCGGTTTGTTGAAGCAAATTTGCTTCGGACTTCTGGCGCTGATCACCCTGATGCGGTTCTTTTCTCCGCGGTTCAATCTGGCGAGCTGGATGGTAGCCTTCAATGTTTTGCTGCTGGGTAAAGCGCAATTGTCATGGGATAAATATTCCCTGCCGGTAATCATGGCTTTATGGTTCCTGGCAATGTTTGACGAGCATTGGGCACTTTCCAGGCCCGATGCGGCCAGCGAACCTGCCATGGATACAAAACAATAA
- the murB gene encoding UDP-N-acetylmuramate dehydrogenase has product MQIQANYPLRNYNTFGLESTASYFAEVTSLTELKSILTDPEWKQKPKFILGGGSNILFTQNIDALVIHPQLTGIEKISEDETYIRLKVGGGESWHAFVMYCVDHGYAGVENLSLIPGSVGAAPMQNIGAYGVEVKNVIESVEAVSIESGETRLFSKEECRFGYRESIFKKEAKGQYIITGVTFILSKKPGLNVGYGDVQKTLLEMNVTDPTIRDVSEAIMQIRRSKLPDPAKIGNAGSFFKNPEISAAVFEKLKKSYSQLPGYPVNDEVMKVPAGWLIEQAGWKGYRQGNVGVHEKQALVLVNYGGGTGHEIKALSERIQDSVKTKFGIALNAEVNFI; this is encoded by the coding sequence ATGCAAATTCAAGCCAATTACCCGCTTCGCAATTACAATACTTTCGGCCTCGAGTCGACGGCGAGCTATTTTGCGGAGGTTACCTCTTTAACGGAATTAAAGTCAATTCTGACTGACCCGGAGTGGAAACAAAAGCCAAAATTTATTCTCGGCGGCGGCAGTAATATTTTATTTACCCAAAATATAGACGCACTGGTAATTCACCCGCAGCTAACAGGAATTGAGAAGATAAGCGAAGATGAAACCTATATCCGGCTGAAAGTCGGCGGCGGCGAAAGCTGGCATGCATTCGTGATGTACTGTGTGGATCACGGATACGCGGGCGTGGAAAATCTCTCCCTGATTCCGGGAAGCGTAGGCGCCGCGCCTATGCAAAATATTGGCGCTTATGGTGTTGAGGTAAAAAATGTCATTGAATCTGTTGAAGCGGTATCAATAGAATCTGGAGAAACGCGGTTATTTTCGAAAGAAGAATGCCGCTTTGGGTACCGGGAGAGCATTTTTAAAAAGGAAGCAAAAGGCCAATATATTATCACGGGCGTCACTTTCATTTTATCTAAAAAGCCAGGTCTTAACGTAGGATACGGCGATGTGCAGAAAACGCTGCTCGAAATGAATGTGACGGATCCGACCATCCGCGATGTGAGTGAGGCGATCATGCAGATCCGGCGAAGCAAACTTCCCGATCCGGCAAAAATCGGCAATGCCGGCAGTTTTTTCAAAAACCCGGAAATTTCGGCTGCAGTGTTTGAAAAATTGAAAAAGAGTTATTCCCAACTCCCTGGTTATCCCGTTAACGATGAAGTTATGAAGGTACCGGCGGGCTGGCTGATCGAGCAGGCAGGCTGGAAAGGGTACCGGCAGGGAAATGTTGGTGTCCACGAAAAGCAGGCGCTGGTACTGGTCAATTACGGAGGTGGGACCGGTCACGAAATCAAAGCATTGTCTGAGCGTATTCAAGACTCTGTAAAGACTAAATTTGGGATCGCCTTAAACGCGGAGGTTAATTTCATTTGA
- a CDS encoding SPOR domain-containing protein — protein sequence MAIHPFLLKFAGSVTIIGYMKLKKNCLLILQLGILVVSGCAKKTVVSSTNAEYREDLSAVRPRYEYVEPVFDKPETEASPKTITTPKADVDKPLYVNKKLEAALDTISKHNKSVRYINGFRIQIYVGNVRQEADGAKTFIYQTFPDLNPYVSYSQPTYRVKVGDFMYRSDAEHYLDLIREQYASAVILADRVDIKRSLMVNPTAERN from the coding sequence ATGGCGATTCATCCTTTTTTGCTTAAGTTTGCAGGTTCAGTAACCATTATTGGCTATATGAAGCTGAAAAAGAATTGCTTATTGATATTGCAACTCGGCATCCTGGTTGTTTCCGGCTGTGCTAAAAAGACAGTCGTCAGCTCAACCAATGCGGAGTACAGGGAGGATCTGTCAGCAGTCCGGCCACGCTATGAATATGTAGAGCCTGTGTTTGACAAACCGGAAACAGAAGCGTCTCCCAAGACAATTACCACTCCAAAAGCAGACGTAGACAAGCCGCTTTATGTCAACAAAAAACTGGAAGCGGCATTGGACACCATATCAAAACATAACAAGTCGGTCCGTTACATTAATGGTTTCAGGATACAGATTTATGTGGGCAATGTGCGGCAGGAAGCTGACGGCGCCAAAACCTTTATTTACCAGACATTCCCCGACCTCAATCCATACGTTTCTTATTCTCAGCCGACCTATCGCGTAAAGGTTGGCGATTTCATGTACAGAAGTGACGCAGAGCATTATCTTGATTTGATCAGAGAACAATATGCATCAGCAGTAATCCTTGCGGACCGCGTCGACATCAAAAGAAGTTTGATGGTAAATCCAACTGCTGAGAGAAACTAA
- the gmd gene encoding GDP-mannose 4,6-dehydratase: MKKALITGITGQDGAYLAELLLSKGYEVHGIKRRSSLFNTQRIDHIYEDPHEKNVRFHLHYGDLSDSTNIIRIIQEVQPDEIYNLGAMSHVQVSFEEPEYTANVDGIGTLRILEAVRLLGLTKKTKIYQASTSELYGLVQAVPQSETTPFYPRSPYAVAKLYGYWITVNYREAYDMFAVNGILFNHESPLRGETFVTRKITRAVARIALGLQDKVYLGNLDAQRDWGHAKDFVEAMWLILQQDTPEDFVIATGITTRIRDFVRMAFEEVGIEVEFSGEGAGETAKVVKCNNPDFQIEAGREVVAVDPRYFRPTEVELLIGDPTKSMTKLGWKPKYDLKALVNDMVTADLTLFKKDRLLESSGHRVPNYYE, encoded by the coding sequence ATGAAAAAAGCATTAATTACCGGGATTACCGGTCAGGATGGAGCCTATCTTGCTGAGCTCCTTTTGAGCAAAGGATATGAGGTGCATGGTATCAAACGCCGCAGCTCTTTGTTCAATACTCAGCGGATCGACCATATTTATGAAGACCCGCACGAAAAAAACGTGCGTTTCCACCTGCATTACGGTGACCTCAGCGACTCAACGAACATCATCCGGATCATCCAGGAAGTACAGCCTGACGAAATATATAACCTGGGCGCGATGTCGCACGTGCAGGTAAGCTTTGAAGAACCGGAATATACTGCCAATGTGGACGGAATCGGTACTTTGCGAATTCTCGAAGCAGTTCGTCTGCTGGGATTGACCAAAAAAACAAAGATCTACCAGGCATCTACTTCAGAGCTTTACGGATTGGTACAGGCCGTTCCGCAGTCTGAAACAACACCATTTTACCCGCGTTCACCTTATGCAGTAGCTAAATTATACGGTTACTGGATCACGGTGAATTACCGCGAAGCTTACGATATGTTTGCTGTAAATGGTATCCTTTTCAACCACGAATCGCCCTTGAGAGGGGAGACTTTCGTGACCAGAAAAATCACCCGCGCAGTAGCACGTATCGCATTGGGCTTGCAGGATAAGGTATACCTGGGTAACCTGGACGCGCAGCGCGACTGGGGCCACGCCAAAGATTTCGTAGAAGCAATGTGGCTGATCCTGCAACAGGATACCCCCGAAGACTTCGTGATCGCGACCGGTATTACTACCCGCATCCGCGATTTTGTCAGAATGGCATTTGAGGAAGTAGGAATTGAAGTAGAATTCTCAGGCGAAGGCGCTGGTGAAACTGCGAAGGTCGTAAAATGCAACAATCCGGACTTCCAGATCGAAGCGGGCAGAGAAGTAGTTGCTGTTGACCCACGCTATTTCCGCCCGACGGAAGTAGAGCTGCTGATTGGAGATCCGACCAAATCGATGACCAAGCTGGGCTGGAAACCGAAATATGACCTGAAAGCATTGGTAAATGACATGGTAACTGCCGATTTGACACTGTTCAAAAAGGACAGATTGCTGGAAAGCAGCGGCCACCGTGTTCCAAACTATTACGAATAA
- a CDS encoding thioredoxin family protein: MRNLKKLGLLLTVLALTYSVARAENGEKDGKAEKGIQFTEASWAAILKKAKAENKMIFFDAYTTWCGPCKLLQKNVFTRDDVAEVFNQKFINVKFDMESGEGPALAEKYKLEVYPTLFFIDPKGKVVRTVKGYTKPEDLIKIGKSIGKPGKAVI; the protein is encoded by the coding sequence ATGAGAAATCTTAAAAAACTAGGTTTGCTACTCACTGTTCTGGCATTGACATACTCGGTCGCCCGCGCCGAAAATGGAGAGAAGGACGGGAAAGCAGAAAAGGGGATCCAATTTACAGAGGCGTCCTGGGCTGCCATACTGAAAAAGGCCAAGGCGGAAAATAAGATGATTTTCTTTGACGCTTACACAACCTGGTGCGGACCATGCAAACTGCTCCAGAAGAATGTATTTACGCGCGACGATGTCGCCGAGGTTTTTAACCAAAAATTTATCAATGTAAAATTTGATATGGAAAGCGGCGAGGGACCTGCACTGGCTGAAAAATATAAACTTGAAGTCTATCCTACTTTGTTCTTTATCGATCCGAAAGGGAAAGTTGTGAGAACTGTTAAGGGCTATACCAAACCGGAAGATCTGATTAAAATCGGTAAATCGATTGGCAAGCCTGGTAAGGCGGTCATTTAA
- the yihA gene encoding ribosome biogenesis GTP-binding protein YihA/YsxC — MKVQDARYVMSNSDYMKCPDPVLPEYAFIGRSNVGKSSLINMLTGKKALAKTSQQPGKTQLINHFIVNEIWYLVDLPGYGYAKVAKTEREKWEKMINDYLYNRPNLICTFVLIDVRHSALAVDLEFMAQLGEAGIPFHIIFTKADKLKPGQVITQVEAYKKKLADIWEEIPPMFVTSAEKNEGRDPILQTIEAYNKAFQNSQKS, encoded by the coding sequence ATGAAAGTTCAGGATGCAAGGTATGTGATGAGCAATTCGGATTATATGAAATGCCCTGATCCTGTTTTGCCTGAGTATGCATTCATTGGCCGGTCCAATGTGGGCAAATCGTCGCTGATCAATATGCTGACAGGCAAAAAAGCTTTGGCCAAAACCTCCCAGCAGCCAGGCAAGACGCAGCTGATCAATCATTTTATCGTCAATGAAATCTGGTACCTTGTCGATTTACCGGGTTATGGCTATGCCAAAGTCGCCAAAACCGAGCGGGAAAAATGGGAGAAAATGATCAATGATTACCTGTACAACCGGCCTAACCTGATCTGTACGTTTGTTTTAATCGACGTGAGGCATAGTGCGCTGGCCGTCGACCTGGAATTTATGGCGCAGCTGGGAGAAGCAGGTATTCCATTTCATATCATTTTTACCAAAGCAGACAAGCTTAAGCCAGGCCAGGTCATCACACAGGTAGAAGCTTACAAAAAGAAACTTGCAGATATTTGGGAAGAAATTCCGCCGATGTTCGTCACCTCAGCAGAAAAAAATGAGGGAAGGGATCCCATTTTACAAACAATAGAGGCTTACAATAAGGCGTTTCAGAATTCACAAAAAAGCTGA
- a CDS encoding DUF5606 family protein, translating to MSEKVESTGMELLKEIANVSGKGGLFRILKPSRAGVIVESLDEKREKTLIGPTARVSVLKDVSIFTEGEQESVPLEEVFTNIREAHGEQVALPVKTSSDKELIEFLAKILPDFDRSKVYVSDIKKIITWYNLLSKYLPELFVVSEKEPEAAVEEVKEEAEAAEKKPAKKEKSKA from the coding sequence ATGAGTGAAAAAGTAGAGTCTACAGGAATGGAGCTGTTGAAGGAAATAGCAAATGTTTCAGGTAAGGGCGGACTGTTCCGTATTCTCAAACCCAGTCGTGCCGGGGTAATTGTTGAAAGCCTGGATGAAAAACGTGAAAAAACGCTGATCGGCCCCACTGCCCGGGTTTCTGTTCTGAAAGACGTTTCTATTTTTACAGAAGGCGAGCAGGAGTCGGTGCCACTAGAGGAAGTTTTTACCAATATACGCGAGGCGCATGGCGAGCAGGTAGCGCTGCCTGTGAAAACTTCTTCGGATAAAGAGTTGATCGAATTCCTGGCTAAAATCCTGCCTGATTTTGATCGGTCGAAAGTGTATGTATCTGATATCAAGAAAATTATAACCTGGTATAACTTACTTTCCAAATACCTGCCCGAGCTTTTTGTCGTTTCTGAAAAAGAGCCAGAAGCTGCGGTAGAAGAGGTGAAAGAGGAAGCAGAAGCAGCAGAAAAAAAACCTGCTAAAAAAGAGAAAAGCAAAGCCTGA
- the deoC gene encoding deoxyribose-phosphate aldolase, producing the protein MNALSTYIDHTLLSPVASETDIRKICEEAWKMQFKAICIAPSYVPYVVEMMEFCPVKIEIATVIGFPLGYSVTSTKISEAETALKDGATELDVVMNLSRFKSMAYLSVREEIQQLTQIAHSSGALIKVIIETAYLDTFELYTACEICAEASADFVKTSTGFATAGADAGIVKVMREILPPHVKIKASGGIKTAAQAKAMIEAGAERIGTSQGPAILGII; encoded by the coding sequence ATGAACGCACTTTCCACCTATATCGACCACACGTTGTTGAGCCCCGTTGCCAGCGAAACGGACATCAGGAAGATTTGCGAAGAGGCCTGGAAAATGCAGTTTAAAGCCATTTGCATAGCGCCTTCCTATGTTCCTTATGTAGTGGAAATGATGGAGTTTTGTCCGGTAAAGATTGAAATCGCTACCGTGATCGGCTTTCCGCTTGGATACTCGGTTACTTCTACCAAGATCTCCGAAGCAGAAACCGCATTGAAAGACGGTGCCACTGAACTGGACGTGGTCATGAACCTTTCCCGCTTCAAATCGATGGCATACCTGAGCGTGCGCGAGGAGATACAACAGCTCACGCAAATTGCCCACAGCTCGGGCGCGTTAATTAAGGTCATCATAGAAACCGCATATCTCGATACTTTCGAATTATACACAGCCTGTGAAATCTGCGCGGAAGCCAGCGCCGATTTTGTAAAAACGTCTACTGGATTTGCTACCGCTGGAGCCGATGCAGGAATTGTGAAGGTCATGCGGGAAATTTTGCCTCCGCATGTTAAAATCAAAGCCTCGGGGGGTATTAAGACTGCCGCACAGGCAAAAGCGATGATTGAAGCTGGTGCCGAGCGGATCGGAACCTCGCAGGGTCCCGCCATTCTGGGCATCATATGA
- a CDS encoding glycosyltransferase, with amino-acid sequence MKRILLLSTVHPPTDPRIFYKIAPALAEKYEVICVTPGAPKISGNTFKSYPVPFFKKLLPRILVSHPAVLWKCLVLRPDMVHIFVPELIPVALVLQCFGIKIVYEVQENLYKKFSIKTYNNGALFKKLFRYFDDLARQKFRLIFTEKAYLNEYSEMKYPFSIIQNFAKLQLIDSFTDTPKKMMVPEFFYTGVISIERSFDVMVAAFSELKIRYPYFHLHLFGPVRISDKIISTLPGFNHIRENLTFYGYSDQRIAFRNASGCIAGIALLKPVGDYPDSYTTKLFEYMALKLPVITSDFPSYREIVEPSQSGFCICPYNSKLLLEKLVFLIENEKERSEMGKRGRACVENYYNWQTECEKLLAFYASIVSPVNVI; translated from the coding sequence ATGAAGCGTATCCTGCTGCTGAGCACTGTACATCCGCCTACCGACCCACGGATTTTTTACAAAATTGCACCGGCATTAGCCGAAAAATATGAGGTGATTTGTGTGACGCCCGGTGCCCCAAAAATCTCCGGGAATACTTTCAAAAGTTATCCGGTTCCGTTCTTCAAAAAACTGCTTCCCCGCATATTGGTTTCTCACCCTGCGGTACTTTGGAAATGCCTGGTTCTAAGACCTGACATGGTGCATATTTTCGTCCCCGAACTTATTCCTGTTGCGCTCGTGCTCCAATGTTTTGGAATAAAGATTGTTTATGAAGTGCAGGAAAACCTTTACAAGAAATTCAGTATCAAAACCTACAATAACGGAGCGCTTTTCAAAAAGCTTTTTCGGTATTTCGATGATCTTGCCCGGCAGAAATTCAGGCTTATTTTTACTGAAAAAGCATATTTGAATGAATATAGCGAGATGAAATATCCATTTTCAATTATTCAAAATTTCGCAAAACTTCAGCTGATAGACAGCTTTACAGATACCCCTAAAAAAATGATGGTGCCGGAGTTTTTTTATACCGGGGTCATATCAATCGAAAGGTCCTTCGATGTGATGGTAGCCGCATTTTCTGAGCTCAAAATCAGATATCCGTATTTTCACCTCCATCTCTTCGGGCCGGTCAGGATCAGCGACAAAATCATTTCAACCTTGCCAGGTTTCAACCACATCCGCGAAAATCTGACATTTTATGGTTACAGCGACCAGCGCATTGCATTTCGAAATGCTTCCGGCTGCATAGCCGGGATAGCGCTGCTGAAACCTGTAGGAGATTATCCGGATTCCTATACCACCAAGCTATTTGAATACATGGCATTAAAATTGCCTGTTATTACCTCAGATTTCCCTTCCTACCGGGAAATTGTAGAACCTTCTCAATCCGGTTTTTGTATTTGTCCATACAACAGTAAACTATTGCTCGAAAAGCTGGTTTTCCTGATTGAAAATGAAAAAGAGCGATCGGAAATGGGGAAGCGGGGGCGTGCGTGCGTGGAAAACTATTATAACTGGCAGACTGAGTGCGAAAAATTACTGGCTTTTTATGCGTCAATTGTATCCCCAGTGAATGTAATTTAG
- a CDS encoding 3-oxoacyl-ACP synthase III family protein, whose amino-acid sequence MYINTVSHYLPSEVIGNEYFTNINNLSHEWIVERTGISERRKASPEENTSTMAISAVESLLESIPYSKNEIDLIVGATYTPYDTIVTLAHAVQHQLQIPDIPVVSISSACSSLLNAIEIVEGYFALGKASKALVVVSDHNTAYYNEMDTVSGHLWGDGASALLISKERQTDSDMQIKKIITGGAATSGKAIEAVVLRPNDRGVIMPFGRDVFQNACVYMPKVSQQVLHACGLSIDDLDYLIPHQANHRISLNVINTLGIPVEKLISNIQYLGNTGCAGCAIALSENKDKFKKGENIVITVFGGGYSYGAMLVTI is encoded by the coding sequence ATGTATATTAATACAGTTAGTCATTATTTGCCAAGCGAAGTTATTGGTAATGAATATTTTACAAATATTAACAATCTGTCCCACGAGTGGATTGTAGAACGCACCGGAATTTCAGAAAGACGTAAGGCATCCCCGGAAGAAAATACTTCCACCATGGCAATAAGCGCGGTTGAATCCTTACTTGAAAGTATCCCTTACAGCAAAAATGAGATAGATCTTATCGTCGGGGCTACTTACACACCATACGACACCATAGTTACGCTCGCACATGCGGTACAGCATCAGCTTCAGATTCCTGATATTCCTGTTGTAAGTATCTCCTCTGCCTGTTCTTCCCTTTTGAATGCGATCGAGATCGTTGAAGGCTATTTCGCGCTCGGCAAAGCTTCCAAAGCGTTGGTTGTGGTCTCTGATCACAATACTGCCTACTACAATGAAATGGATACGGTGTCGGGCCACCTTTGGGGTGACGGCGCTTCTGCCCTTCTAATCTCAAAAGAAAGGCAGACAGACTCTGACATGCAGATTAAGAAAATCATCACGGGAGGAGCCGCAACAAGCGGTAAGGCGATCGAGGCTGTGGTTTTGAGGCCCAATGACCGGGGTGTCATCATGCCTTTCGGGCGGGACGTTTTTCAGAATGCCTGCGTATATATGCCCAAAGTGAGCCAGCAGGTACTGCATGCATGCGGACTTTCTATCGACGACCTGGATTATCTGATCCCGCACCAGGCCAACCACAGGATCAGCCTGAATGTGATCAATACACTCGGCATTCCTGTTGAAAAGTTGATTTCCAATATTCAATACCTTGGCAATACGGGCTGCGCAGGCTGTGCGATCGCGCTTTCGGAGAATAAAGATAAATTTAAAAAAGGAGAGAACATTGTAATTACCGTATTTGGAGGTGGCTACTCTTACGGCGCAATGCTTGTGACCATTTGA